Part of the Anaerolineae bacterium genome is shown below.
GCTCCGCCGGCATGGAGTAGATCGCCACCCGTAGTTTGGCGGCGGCCTCGTCAATCAGGTCAATGGCCTTGTCCGGCAGGCGGCGGTCGGTAACGTAGCGGTGAGAGAGCCGCACTGCCGCTTCCAGGGCCTCGTCCGAGATTTTCACCTTATGATGGGCCTCATAGCGATCGCGCAGGCCGTACAGCATCTCCAGCGTCTCCTCGGGCGTCGGCTCGTCCACGAAGATAGGGGCGAAGCGGCGCTCAAGGGCGCTGTCCCGCTCGATGTACTTGCGGTATTCGTCCAGGGTGGTGGCGCCGATACAGCGCAGTTCGCCGCGCGCCAGCGCCGGCTTCATCATGTTGGAGGCATCGATGGCGCCCGGGGCGGCGCCGGCGCCCACCACGGTGTGCAGTTCGTCAATGAACAGGATGATCTCCCCCTGCGAGCGCTGGATCTCGTCGATGGCGGCCTTCAGGCGCTCCTCGAACTCGCCGCGGAAGCGGGTGCCGGCGACCATGGCGCCGAGGTCGAGGGCGATGAGGCGCTTGCCCTGCAGGATTTCGGGGACATCGCCGCTGGCCAGCTTCTGGGCCAGGCCCTCGACGATGGCGGTCTTGCCCACGCCGGCGTCGCCGATGAGGACGGGGTTGTTTTTGGTGCGCCGGCAGAGCACCTGGATGACGCGCAGGATCTCCGCCTCACGGCCGATGACCGGGTCCAGCTTGCCCTCGCGCGCCATCTGGGTCAGGTCGCGGCTGTAGCGCTCCAGCACGCGGTAGCGGGATTCCGCGCCGGGGTCCGTCACGCGCTGGCCGGGGCGCAGTTCCTGCATGGCGCGCTCAATGCGCTCCTTGCTGATGCCGTGCTCCGCCAGGATGCGCGCCGCTTCGGTATTGCGCTCCTGGGCGATGCCGAGGAGCAGGTGCTCGGTGGAGATGTATTCGTCGTTGCGCTTCTGGGCTTCCTCTGTGGCGACGTCCAGCACCCGTTTCAGGCGCGGCGTGATATACACCTGGCCGGGCATACTGCTGGCGCTGGCGTACATGCGGGGACTGCGGCGCAGTGCCGCATCCAGATCTCGCTTGAGGGCTTCCGGGTCCACGCCCATGATCTGGAGCAGGCGGGGGACCGCTCCTTCGGTCTGCTCCACCAGTGCCAGGAACAGGTGCTCGGTGTCCACCTGGGTGTGGCCGTAGCGCTGTAATATTTCATACGCACGCATGGCCGCTTCCTGTGCGTGCTCGGTAAAACGGTCCAATCGCATCATATTCCGGGTTACCTCTCTTCCAGGGTGGGTGGGGGAGGGGCCTATCCGGCCCCTCCCGCCACCGCGGGTTATTCGATCTCCGCTTCTGTCAGGGCTTAGGCCGCCGCCGGCTCTGTCACCGGCTCTTTCTTACGGAAGCTCAGGCCCTCGAGCGTGTAGTCCACCAGCACGGTGTCACCCTCGCGGAACTGGCCTTCCAGTATCTTCATGGCCAGCGGGTCCATGACCTCGCGCTGGATGACCCGCTTCAGCGGCCGCGCTCCGTACACCGGGTCATAGCCGGCATCGGCCAGGTACTCCTTCGCCGCTTCCGTCAGCTCAATATCTATCTTACGTTCTTTCAGCAGTTTGCGCAAATTCTCGATCTGGATGTCAACAATTTTGACAAGATGCTCTTTCGTCAGCGAATGGAAGATGATGATCTCGTCAATGCGGTTCAGGAACTCGGGCCGGAAGTGCTGGTTGAGCGCTTCCAGGACCCGCCGGCGCATCTCCGCATCATCCCGGCCGCCCAGCTCCTTGATCCAGTGACTGCCGATGTTGGAGGTCATGATGACGATGGTGTTCTTGAAGTCCACCGTCCGACCATGACCGTCGGTCAGCCGGCCGTCATCCAGGAGCTGGAGCAGGACGTTGAAGACCTCTGGGTGGGCCTTCTCGACCTCGTCGAAGAGGATGACGGAGTACGGCCGGCGGCGCACCGCCTCGGTGAGCTGGCCGCCTTCCTCGTAGCCGACATATCCGGGCGGCGCACCGATCAGGCGGGCTACCGTATGGCGTTCCTGGTACTCGCTCATGTCCAGGCGGATCATGGCGTTCTCGTCGTCGAACATGAACTCCGCCAGGGCGCGTGCCAGCTCGGTCTTGCCCACGCCGGTGGGACCCAGGAACAGGAAACTGCCGATGGGCCGGTTGGGATCTTTCATGCCGGCGCGCGCCCGGCGCACAGCGTTGGCCACCGCCCGCAC
Proteins encoded:
- a CDS encoding AAA family ATPase; its protein translation is MRLDRFTEHAQEAAMRAYEILQRYGHTQVDTEHLFLALVEQTEGAVPRLLQIMGVDPEALKRDLDAALRRSPRMYASASSMPGQVYITPRLKRVLDVATEEAQKRNDEYISTEHLLLGIAQERNTEAARILAEHGISKERIERAMQELRPGQRVTDPGAESRYRVLERYSRDLTQMAREGKLDPVIGREAEILRVIQVLCRRTKNNPVLIGDAGVGKTAIVEGLAQKLASGDVPEILQGKRLIALDLGAMVAGTRFRGEFEERLKAAIDEIQRSQGEIILFIDELHTVVGAGAAPGAIDASNMMKPALARGELRCIGATTLDEYRKYIERDSALERRFAPIFVDEPTPEETLEMLYGLRDRYEAHHKVKISDEALEAAVRLSHRYVTDRRLPDKAIDLIDEAAAKLRVAIYSMPAE